A genomic stretch from Limisphaerales bacterium includes:
- a CDS encoding SEL1-like repeat protein: MRLQIVFQSLLCLAFTLQTLHSAAPVKAKPPLAEGGDGEYHFHLGMNHYTGLGGKPNHTLAAQQFQLAAAAGHARAQGQLGICLLKGRGVPKNHELALSWLTRAADHKDAIALYTLGNFHAQAKDYVKANKFYLQAAAQGHAAAMNNLGTSYEHGHGVPADAAKAAEWYGNAARMNLAAAQCNLALMHATGRGVARDPNRALKFYRDAAGQGDVRAQFLLGAALHFGTLADPDRVEAAKWFQLAAHQGHVAARAHLAAVNGKLSDDQQKTVNKQVSTFLASATRSKNGAIGSGFFITKQGHLLTTHHLVAQAESIEVLLKGHRYLARVLKTDSVNNLALLKIEAITPALTLMTGRQIHLGLPVFTIGLPAQFEKNSGPKYSHGFVRKLTGQTLDPRQVQANLNVQPSYSGAPLLDSTGQAIGMLMFHLNELKAYQATGSLPHNLNTVLKAKPIHTFLNEFPDIRRRMPRPLTETNSALANGELATTQILVQ; the protein is encoded by the coding sequence ATGCGCCTACAAATCGTTTTCCAATCACTGCTATGCCTTGCCTTTACACTGCAAACGCTGCACAGCGCGGCGCCTGTCAAGGCTAAGCCCCCCTTAGCCGAAGGGGGCGATGGCGAATATCATTTCCACCTGGGCATGAACCATTACACCGGCTTGGGCGGCAAACCCAATCACACTCTGGCCGCACAGCAATTCCAACTAGCAGCGGCCGCAGGCCACGCGCGCGCTCAAGGGCAGCTTGGCATTTGCCTACTGAAAGGACGGGGCGTACCCAAAAATCATGAGCTCGCCTTAAGCTGGCTCACACGCGCGGCAGATCACAAGGACGCCATCGCACTCTACACGCTGGGCAACTTTCACGCGCAAGCCAAAGATTATGTGAAGGCGAATAAATTTTATCTGCAAGCCGCAGCCCAGGGTCATGCCGCCGCGATGAACAATCTGGGCACCTCATATGAACACGGCCACGGAGTACCCGCCGATGCCGCCAAGGCCGCCGAATGGTATGGCAACGCCGCCCGAATGAACCTTGCCGCCGCCCAATGCAATCTGGCACTTATGCACGCCACTGGCCGCGGGGTGGCACGAGACCCTAATCGCGCATTAAAATTCTATCGCGATGCGGCCGGCCAAGGCGATGTGCGCGCGCAATTCCTGCTGGGCGCCGCACTCCACTTTGGCACACTGGCTGACCCCGACCGCGTAGAAGCAGCGAAGTGGTTTCAACTCGCCGCGCATCAAGGCCACGTCGCGGCCCGCGCTCACCTCGCCGCTGTGAACGGAAAATTGTCCGACGATCAACAAAAGACGGTCAACAAACAGGTCTCCACTTTTCTGGCCAGCGCAACGCGATCAAAGAACGGCGCGATCGGATCCGGGTTTTTTATTACCAAACAGGGCCACCTGCTCACCACCCATCACCTTGTCGCCCAAGCCGAAAGCATCGAGGTGTTGCTCAAGGGGCATCGGTATTTAGCGCGTGTTCTTAAGACTGATTCCGTCAACAATCTTGCCTTGCTTAAAATTGAAGCAATCACCCCCGCCCTCACCTTGATGACTGGGCGGCAGATTCACCTCGGGCTTCCGGTGTTCACTATCGGCCTCCCCGCGCAATTCGAAAAAAATTCCGGCCCAAAATATTCGCATGGATTCGTTCGAAAATTAACAGGACAAACACTCGACCCAAGACAAGTACAGGCAAACTTAAATGTACAACCCAGCTATTCGGGCGCGCCATTGCTCGACTCAACCGGCCAAGCCATTGGTATGTTGATGTTTCACCTGAACGAATTGAAAGCCTATCAGGCAACCGGCAGCCTACCTCACAATTTAAACACCGTGCTAAAAGCAAAACCTATCCATACCTTTTTAAACGAATTCCCCGATATTCGCCGCCGCATGCCCCGCCCCCTGACGGAAACCAACTCAGCGCTGGCCAACGGCGAATTAGCAACAACACAGATACTTGTACAATAA
- a CDS encoding sel1 repeat family protein has protein sequence MREKQTERFIYAMVALAFILLLAGSGCGKSKAQAQAEANAKAKALAAEAEAMRADPEDKLGQAYDHYSGNGTPIDYERAALLFRQLAEEGHAVAQFSLGAMFQNGQGVPQNYMEAVKWYQKSAMGNHPDGQYLLGLALKEGSGVPRDRIEAFKWLQLAAEGNKKYIEARDELALLLPAEMVAEGKRRAEEHHQYHSAGK, from the coding sequence ATGCGAGAAAAACAAACAGAGCGGTTTATTTATGCCATGGTTGCTTTGGCGTTTATTTTGCTTTTAGCCGGATCAGGTTGCGGCAAATCCAAAGCTCAAGCGCAGGCAGAAGCAAACGCCAAAGCCAAGGCGCTTGCCGCGGAAGCCGAAGCGATGCGGGCCGATCCAGAAGACAAACTGGGGCAGGCCTACGATCATTACTCCGGCAACGGCACTCCTATTGATTACGAACGGGCCGCCCTGCTCTTCCGTCAACTGGCCGAGGAGGGCCACGCGGTTGCTCAATTTTCCTTAGGCGCCATGTTTCAAAACGGTCAGGGCGTTCCACAAAATTACATGGAAGCGGTCAAGTGGTATCAAAAATCCGCAATGGGAAATCACCCTGACGGGCAATATTTGTTAGGCCTTGCGCTTAAGGAAGGCAGCGGCGTGCCGCGCGATCGCATTGAGGCATTCAAGTGGTTACAGCTCGCTGCCGAGGGAAATAAAAAATATATCGAAGCGCGTGATGAATTAGCCCTGCTCTTGCCTGCCGAAATGGTGGCCGAAGGCAAACGCCGGGCTGAGGAGCATCATCAGTACCACAGTGCAGGCAAATAG
- the mtnP gene encoding S-methyl-5'-thioadenosine phosphorylase: MPTQKHRIGIIGGSGLYDIEGFCNKKWVSVKTPFGAPSDQFLTGKLVGREIAFLPRHGRGHRILPSELNHRANLWAMKKLGVQWVISVSAVGSLQKKYRPCDIVLIDQFLDRTKQSATHTFFGDGIAGHVAFADPICEELRQLLLKTSKRNKARVHNGGTYVNMEGPAFSTRAESLTNHKLKYDVIGMTNLGEAKCAREAEIAYATMAMITDYDCWKTNEAHVTVEMVIENLTRNAATAKAVLADAIPLIPETPADWPCHSALENAIMTDRKAWPAKTVRALKPILGKYL, from the coding sequence ATGCCAACTCAAAAACATCGCATCGGGATCATCGGCGGCAGCGGGCTTTACGACATTGAAGGCTTTTGCAATAAAAAATGGGTAAGCGTTAAAACCCCGTTCGGCGCACCGTCGGACCAATTTCTCACCGGCAAACTCGTCGGCCGCGAGATTGCTTTTCTCCCCCGCCACGGCCGCGGACACCGTATTCTACCCAGCGAGCTGAATCACCGCGCCAATCTTTGGGCCATGAAAAAGCTGGGCGTGCAATGGGTCATCAGCGTCAGCGCGGTAGGGTCGTTACAGAAAAAATATCGCCCCTGCGACATTGTATTGATCGATCAATTTCTTGATCGCACCAAACAATCCGCCACCCACACTTTCTTTGGCGACGGCATTGCCGGCCATGTAGCTTTCGCCGATCCCATTTGTGAAGAGCTGCGCCAGCTGCTTCTGAAAACTTCCAAACGAAACAAAGCACGCGTCCACAACGGCGGAACCTATGTGAACATGGAAGGCCCCGCTTTTAGCACGCGCGCCGAGTCGCTCACCAATCACAAACTCAAGTACGATGTCATCGGCATGACCAATCTCGGCGAGGCCAAGTGTGCGCGCGAGGCAGAAATCGCCTACGCGACAATGGCGATGATCACCGATTACGATTGCTGGAAAACCAATGAAGCACACGTAACGGTGGAAATGGTTATCGAAAATCTCACCCGCAACGCCGCAACGGCCAAGGCTGTGTTGGCTGATGCAATTCCCCTTATCCCCGAAACTCCCGCCGACTGGCCTTGCCACAGCGCGCTGGAAAATGCGATTATGACCGATCGGAAAGCGTGGCCTGCAAAGACAGTTAGGGCATTGAAACCAATCTTGGGGAAATACCTCTAA
- a CDS encoding SMP-30/gluconolactonase/LRE family protein: MVAAVPLFAQDMPLSQVLIPGEKWQLVVDRLGFSDAPTADDQGNFYFSDMRSEQGLFRVDAAGKVSPFLEGATGISGMKFGPDGKLYACRGRTRELISIDVMTRKITVIANDVRPNDLVVTHKGYLYFTETPKKQVTFVNTKTGALMAADVGITGPNGICLSPDQGTLAVSDFRGQHCWAFRIESNGALNHKQPYMTMRLKPNPNAERGILPKFNPSCRGDGMITDAFGRYYVTTELGVQYFDPTGRISGVIPGPSEIKGMTSVTFAGPKLNFMYITCFDKIYRMKTKTQGVLYQNGPQSYPPKKK; the protein is encoded by the coding sequence ATGGTCGCTGCGGTCCCACTTTTCGCACAGGACATGCCGTTGTCGCAGGTGCTGATTCCTGGTGAAAAATGGCAATTGGTAGTGGATAGATTGGGTTTTTCCGATGCGCCGACGGCGGATGATCAGGGTAATTTTTATTTCTCAGATATGCGCAGCGAGCAAGGACTTTTTCGGGTTGACGCGGCTGGAAAAGTTTCGCCTTTTCTCGAAGGCGCAACGGGAATCAGCGGAATGAAGTTTGGCCCGGACGGAAAATTATATGCCTGCCGCGGCCGCACGCGGGAGTTGATTTCTATTGATGTAATGACCCGAAAAATCACGGTGATCGCCAACGATGTGCGCCCAAATGATCTGGTGGTGACGCACAAAGGCTATTTGTATTTTACTGAGACACCCAAAAAACAAGTGACCTTCGTGAACACAAAAACCGGCGCATTGATGGCGGCTGATGTGGGGATTACCGGCCCGAATGGCATTTGTCTGTCGCCGGATCAAGGCACGCTGGCGGTTTCAGATTTCCGCGGGCAACATTGCTGGGCATTTCGCATTGAGAGTAATGGTGCATTGAATCACAAACAGCCGTACATGACGATGCGCCTTAAGCCGAACCCGAATGCGGAGCGGGGAATTTTGCCCAAGTTTAATCCATCTTGTCGCGGTGACGGAATGATCACGGATGCCTTTGGGCGCTATTACGTGACGACCGAATTGGGCGTGCAATATTTCGACCCAACCGGCCGCATCAGTGGAGTGATTCCAGGCCCGTCGGAAATCAAAGGGATGACGAGCGTGACTTTCGCCGGCCCGAAATTAAATTTCATGTACATCACTTGTTTCGATAAGATTTATCGAATGAAGACTAAGACACAAGGGGTGTTGTATCAAAACGGGCCTCAGAGTTATCCGCCAAAGAAAAAGTAG
- a CDS encoding tetratricopeptide repeat protein: MSERDHTAVGGEVRQLWEKGYDCVEKKNFDYAMELLCMALVQDPSFFECRMALRAAQMKKHANAGRMAKMAAVATTAHHLAQAKLALSKKNNFGALAHAEKILCADPENASGHRVIVDASKALNYPQTLISSLQLLKRVNPKDNKLTQELADALEMLGDYDQAEQVMAQLSRLNPDDIYLQQAYRDTAAKATIYRGGYEKMMEDDEEESESAPSDYTSEDVLEEKIYYMEETLQDEPENYKLAVDIARLYVERHDFDRAFEYYDWVLEKNPVGDSAIDKAIAEAHEARFEFELRQLNPDDPHEAAEHARLIEERDAFMLENCRKRAERYPTMLEFRFELGEWLFRAGDVNEAIQAFQRAQNSPGHRLRSLSYLGQCFLQRGMHDMAVSMFEKGLQEKSAMDDQKKEMVYHLGCVYEEIGKISEAMEQFKSIYEVDIGYRDVAAKVESGYM; encoded by the coding sequence ATGTCGGAAAGGGATCATACAGCCGTAGGCGGGGAGGTGCGTCAGCTCTGGGAAAAGGGTTATGACTGTGTCGAGAAGAAGAATTTTGACTACGCGATGGAATTGCTGTGCATGGCGCTGGTGCAGGATCCGTCGTTTTTCGAGTGCCGGATGGCACTGCGCGCTGCGCAGATGAAAAAGCACGCGAATGCGGGGCGGATGGCCAAGATGGCGGCGGTCGCGACAACGGCGCATCACTTGGCGCAGGCAAAGTTGGCGTTGAGTAAAAAAAATAATTTTGGCGCGCTGGCGCACGCAGAGAAAATCTTATGCGCGGATCCTGAAAACGCTTCGGGGCATCGGGTGATTGTGGATGCCTCAAAAGCGTTAAATTATCCGCAGACGTTGATCTCCTCCTTGCAACTGCTCAAACGGGTAAATCCCAAGGACAATAAGTTGACACAGGAATTGGCCGACGCATTAGAAATGCTTGGAGATTATGATCAGGCGGAGCAGGTGATGGCGCAATTGTCACGGTTGAATCCGGATGATATTTATCTTCAACAGGCGTACCGAGACACTGCGGCAAAGGCGACGATTTATCGTGGTGGTTACGAAAAGATGATGGAGGATGACGAAGAGGAGAGTGAGTCGGCTCCCAGCGATTACACTTCCGAGGATGTGTTGGAGGAAAAGATTTATTACATGGAGGAAACGCTGCAGGACGAGCCGGAAAACTATAAACTCGCGGTGGATATCGCGCGGCTGTACGTGGAGCGGCATGATTTTGACCGAGCATTTGAATATTATGACTGGGTGTTGGAAAAAAATCCGGTTGGAGATTCGGCCATCGACAAAGCCATTGCGGAAGCCCATGAGGCGCGTTTTGAATTTGAGTTGCGACAGCTCAATCCTGATGACCCGCACGAGGCCGCTGAGCACGCGCGGCTCATCGAGGAGCGCGATGCCTTTATGCTGGAGAATTGCCGGAAGCGCGCCGAGCGTTACCCCACCATGCTGGAGTTTCGATTTGAGCTGGGCGAATGGCTCTTTCGAGCAGGCGATGTGAACGAGGCCATCCAGGCTTTTCAACGCGCGCAAAACAGCCCGGGCCATCGGCTGCGCTCGCTGAGTTACCTGGGCCAATGTTTTCTGCAACGCGGCATGCACGACATGGCGGTGAGTATGTTCGAGAAAGGCCTGCAGGAAAAATCCGCAATGGATGATCAGAAGAAGGAAATGGTTTACCACCTCGGCTGCGTGTACGAAGAGATCGGTAAAATATCCGAGGCAATGGAGCAGTTCAAAAGCATTTACGAAGTGGATATTGGCTACCGTGATGTGGCCGCCAAGGTCGAGAGTGGGTATATGTAA
- a CDS encoding glucose-1-phosphate adenylyltransferase — translation MAEHQHKSFDPDHVLSVVMGGGRGTRLFPLTRQRAKPAVPLAGKYRLVDIPISNCINSGLKRVYLLTQFNSASLHRHISQSYKFDHFTHGFVEILAAEQTLSDSSWFQGTADAVRKHMSHFLNHRFEYILILSGDQLYNMDFRKVFKEHIENDAELTVATIPVNREAVSGFGIMQIDEAQRIREFVEKPKDEALIDSLKLPDSTCSDLKIKAGDDQFLASMGIYIFNRDVLLDLLDSDQADFGKHIIPEAIKTRRSFSYVYQGYWEDVGTIKTFFDANLDAASELPKFNFFDMSAPIFTRPRFLPASKINSAAIDHAVLSDGCIINRAQISHSIVGVRSVVGMGTKLHRVVMMGADYYESDFSIRDHHAQNIPAIGIGSNTRIENAIIDKNARIGDNCVISPEGHEENEDGEGYVVRDGIIIIQKNAVVPHNAVL, via the coding sequence ATGGCTGAACATCAACATAAATCATTTGATCCAGATCACGTTTTGTCGGTAGTGATGGGGGGAGGGCGCGGCACGCGTCTGTTTCCGCTCACCCGCCAACGAGCCAAACCGGCTGTGCCGCTTGCGGGCAAGTATCGGCTTGTTGATATCCCCATATCTAACTGCATTAATTCGGGCCTTAAACGGGTCTATTTGCTCACACAATTTAATTCAGCTTCACTGCATCGGCATATTTCGCAATCATACAAGTTTGATCATTTTACCCATGGTTTTGTGGAGATTCTTGCAGCGGAACAAACGCTTTCAGATTCATCCTGGTTTCAAGGTACAGCGGATGCCGTGCGGAAGCACATGTCCCATTTTTTGAATCATCGTTTTGAATACATTCTAATTTTGAGCGGGGATCAGTTGTACAATATGGATTTCAGGAAGGTTTTCAAAGAACACATTGAGAACGACGCAGAGCTTACGGTAGCGACCATCCCTGTGAACCGTGAGGCGGTGAGCGGATTTGGGATAATGCAGATCGATGAGGCGCAACGCATTCGTGAATTTGTGGAAAAGCCCAAAGATGAGGCGCTCATTGATTCCTTGAAATTACCGGATTCCACCTGTTCGGATCTGAAAATCAAGGCCGGTGATGATCAGTTTTTGGCATCAATGGGAATCTATATTTTCAATCGTGATGTGTTGCTAGATTTGTTAGACAGTGATCAAGCAGATTTCGGAAAACATATCATCCCTGAGGCGATCAAAACCCGGCGGTCCTTTTCCTATGTGTATCAGGGATATTGGGAAGATGTTGGCACTATTAAAACATTTTTTGATGCTAATCTTGATGCGGCCAGTGAACTGCCCAAATTTAATTTCTTTGATATGTCCGCGCCAATTTTCACCCGTCCGCGTTTTCTGCCCGCGAGTAAAATAAATAGTGCCGCCATTGATCATGCCGTGTTGAGTGACGGGTGTATCATTAATCGTGCGCAAATCAGCCATAGCATCGTGGGGGTTCGCAGTGTGGTGGGGATGGGCACAAAGCTTCATCGAGTTGTGATGATGGGGGCGGATTACTATGAATCTGATTTTTCAATCAGGGATCATCACGCACAAAATATCCCCGCCATTGGGATTGGTAGCAACACTCGGATTGAGAATGCCATCATAGATAAGAACGCGCGTATCGGTGATAACTGCGTAATCAGCCCGGAGGGCCATGAAGAAAACGAAGATGGCGAAGGTTATGTTGTGCGGGACGGCATTATCATCATTCAAAAAAATGCCGTGGTACCGCACAACGCAGTTCTTTAA
- a CDS encoding tRNA-(ms[2]io[6]A)-hydroxylase: MHLWREPIPETWLPKVLGNLDAVLLDHCHLERKAAASALSLMKYPELAGRARELNAIAQEELEHFNLLLDLLEQRGVPFGVPHSSPWISGLMRFIRKGRREQVIDHLIAASLVEGRSCEKFQILAQTLRDTEPALADFYANLVASEGNHYAEFWLMACKINNAEAHERLDAFLDLDAELITQSHELPLLH; encoded by the coding sequence ATGCATCTCTGGCGCGAACCCATCCCCGAAACTTGGCTGCCCAAAGTGCTGGGCAATCTGGACGCGGTGTTGCTCGATCACTGCCACCTTGAGCGCAAAGCGGCGGCCAGCGCGTTGAGCTTGATGAAATATCCCGAGCTGGCCGGACGCGCTCGCGAGCTCAACGCCATCGCGCAGGAAGAATTGGAGCATTTCAATTTGCTGCTCGATTTGCTCGAGCAACGCGGCGTGCCCTTTGGAGTGCCGCATTCGAGCCCGTGGATTAGCGGCCTGATGCGCTTCATCCGCAAAGGTCGGCGCGAGCAAGTCATTGATCATCTCATCGCCGCTTCATTGGTCGAAGGGCGGAGTTGCGAGAAATTCCAGATCCTTGCCCAAACCCTGCGCGACACGGAGCCCGCGCTTGCTGATTTTTATGCGAATCTTGTGGCCAGCGAAGGCAACCATTATGCGGAATTCTGGCTCATGGCCTGCAAAATCAACAATGCGGAGGCGCATGAACGCCTGGATGCATTTTTAGATTTGGATGCGGAATTGATCACGCAGTCACACGAATTGCCGTTGCTCCATTAA
- a CDS encoding cupin domain-containing protein, translating into MFPFTLNESQTDWQTGPYEGVELKILRKDEATAGVTVLRKFHAGTTVPAHIHPAANETAYVLSGEWEESGTVYTAGTLFHAPKGEVHGPHVARTEVVSLTIFDGPLTVKRIESAS; encoded by the coding sequence ATGTTTCCATTCACCCTCAACGAATCGCAAACCGACTGGCAAACCGGCCCGTACGAAGGCGTGGAACTGAAAATCCTGCGCAAGGATGAAGCCACCGCCGGCGTCACGGTGCTACGGAAATTCCACGCCGGCACCACCGTCCCTGCCCACATCCATCCCGCCGCCAACGAAACAGCCTACGTGCTCAGCGGCGAATGGGAAGAGAGCGGCACAGTGTACACGGCGGGTACATTATTTCACGCTCCCAAAGGCGAAGTCCACGGCCCTCACGTGGCGCGCACAGAAGTGGTGAGCCTCACGATTTTTGATGGGCCGCTCACGGTTAAGAGAATTGAGAGCGCAAGCTAA